From one Pseudopipra pipra isolate bDixPip1 chromosome 2, bDixPip1.hap1, whole genome shotgun sequence genomic stretch:
- the LAMP1 gene encoding lysosome-associated membrane glycoprotein 1 yields MARGLLAAAALLGFLQACSPFEVKDSSGRICIIADLTVAFSVEYKNHGQKEFVHFVLPQNATVDSQSSCGKDNASHPVLVLDFGAGHSLSLNFSESADKYQVEELVFHYNLSDATLFPNSTTGDMKTVSHKSIIQAHMGTKYRCISSKQVNMKSVNVTFSNVTLEAYLTNGTFSVNKTECAEDRVSTTTVVSTTPKQTTSQVPTTSPAPTSSPPNPAVGKYNVTGPNGTCVLAYMGLQLNITYPKKDEKMGLDLLNFIPHNTSVSGRCNSTSALLNLTFEKTRVIFQFALNASAEKFFLQGVNVSTTLPSEAKNPNFEASNNSVSGLRATVGNSYKCNSEENLQVTDEALVNVFNVQIQVFKIDGDKFGPVEECQLDENNMLIPIIVGAALAGLVLIVLIAYLIGRKRSHAGYQTI; encoded by the exons GCTTTTTACAGGCTTGTTCTCCATTTGAAGTGAAAGATTCAAGTGGTAGGATCTGCATAATTGCTGATTTGACAGTAGCCTTCTCAGTGGAGTACAAAAACCATGGGCAAAAAGAG TTTGTACACTTCGTTCTTCCGCAAAATGCTACAGTAGACTCACAGAGCTCATGTGGTAAAGATAATGCATCTCATCCAGTTCTGGTATTGGATTTTGGAGCAGGACATTCGTTAAGCCTGAATTTCTCAGAATCTGCAGATAAGTACCAAGTTGAAGAGTTAGTTTTCCACTACAATCTGTCAGATGCAACTTTATTCCCTAATTCAACTACAG GAGACATGAAGACTGTATCACATAAAAGCATTATTCAGGCACATATGGGCACAAAATACAGATGCATCAGCTCCAAGCAGGTCAATATGAAGAGTGTGAATGTTACTTTTAGCAATGTCACTTTGGAAGCCTATCTCACAAATGGCACTTTCAGTGTGAACA agaCGGAATGTGCTGAAGATAGGGTCTCTACTACTACTGTAGTGTCCACAACTCCTAAACAGACTACTAGCCAGGTTCCAACGACTAGCCCAGCACCAACATCATCTCCCCCAAACCCTGCAGTTGGGAAATACAATGTGACTGGTCCAAATGGAACCTGTGTACTTGCCTACATGGGCTTACAGCTTAATATCACCTATccaaaaaaagatgaaaag ATGGGTCTGGATTTGCTGAATTTCATACCACATAATACAAGTGTTTCTGGGAGATGCAACAGTACATCTGCCTTGTTGAATTTGACTTTTGAGAAAACAAGGGTTATCTTCCAGTTTGCACTG aatgcaaGTGCTGAAAAATTCTTCCTGCAAGGTGTGAATGTAAGCACGACTCTGCCTTCCGAAGCAAAAA ATCCAAACTTTGAAGCATCAAACAACAGTGTGAGTGGGCTGAGAGCTACAGTGGGGAACTCTTACAAGTGCAATTCAGAGGAGAATCTGCAGGTCACAGATGAAGCCCTTGTCAATGTATTTAATGTTCAGATCCAGGTTTTCAAGATTGATGGAGACAAATTTGGGCCAG tGGAAGAATGTCAACTGGATGAAAATAACATGCTGATCCCTATAATAGTTGGTGCAGCCCTTGCTGGTCTTGTTCTGATTGTGTTGATTGCCTACTTGATTGGCAGAAAGAGAAGTCATGCTGGATATCAAACAATTTAA